The proteins below are encoded in one region of Vulpes lagopus strain Blue_001 chromosome 10, ASM1834538v1, whole genome shotgun sequence:
- the PLEKHG4 gene encoding puratrophin-1 has protein sequence MEGPLEVGDESPDSQGHATDWRFAVCSFRDAWDEEESVALKQIKDSNPPGPRAGTAQGSPLPEELQSPPGQLAVDESGDGQGCTLEGSSLQLDEPIPSGVESLLCPMSSCLSLEQGESDSQGGGLAGDQISSRLVPVHLGPGGLTSDPVDLGGPSSEVSSELLEADHSGSSLPKPADYLRAQDLAWDLLASGMATLPGTRDVEGRAVLLLCAHSPAWLHLKCTSRELLCLLLYLRGIPRPEVQALGLTVLVDARLCSPSSSLLWALSQLQEADPGSVYQVLLLGKMPEEVPSGLQLQQLPSHQSLLNHVSTSGLPASMGGGLPYSHQAWLDFRMRLEALLQSCQVACALLQGAIESMKAVPQPVESGEVGRLLQQTRVLMEHVLDSPRLAWLQCQGGLELAWLKQEVPEVTLSPDYRSAVDEVDELYGRVDGLLHQLTLQSNRRVRALELVQTLEAQEGGLHQIEVWLQQVGWPALEELKEPSLDMLLQAQGPFQELDQVAQEQVRRGEKFLQPLAGWEAAELGPAGARFLARQAKLTDFSSALTRRRQRLADAERLFHLFKQASTWAEEGQRVLAELEQEHPGVVLQRLQLHWTKHPDLPPAHFRKMWALATGLGSEGIRQECRWAWAQCQDTWLALDQKLEAVLKPPLTTTMTVSTASLCVSRVPAASATPPLRKAYSLDQNLGQSLRQPAHHCHHVATAAACHGPEAGGGAQPGSSPSMPLPSTSDPRSPSRLQLVLAEMVATEQEYVRALDYTIENYFPELDRPDVPQGLRGQRAHLFGNLEKLRDFHCHFFLRELEACTQHPSRVAYAFLRHRVQFGMYALYSKNKPRSDALMTSFGHAFFKDKQQALGDHLDLASYLLKPIQRMSKYALLLQELARACGGAGQELSALRAAQSLVRFQLRHGNDLLAMDAIQGCDVNLKEQGQLVRQDEFMVRTGRRKSLRRVFLFEELLLFSKPRRGPTGTDTFTYKRSFKMADLGLTECCGDSNLRFEIWFRRRKARDTFVLQAASLATKQAWTADISRLLWRQAIHNKEVRMAEMVSMGVGNKAFRDLAPSEEAINDRTVDYVLKCREVRSRASIAVAPFDCDSRYLGAWSSLPGDPASCSVLGSLNLHLYRDPALLGVRWPLYSTSVPEEAALEAEVELGSQLSLTPEDSEVSSQCPSVSGSSGSDSSCVSGQALGRGLEDLSCV, from the exons CTTCAGTCACCCCCAGGACAGTTGGCTGTAGACGAGTCGGGAGATGGCCAGGGTTGCACGTTAGAAGGTTCCTCACTCCAGTTAGACGAACCAATCCCCTCTGGAGTGGAGAGCCTCCTGTGCCCAATGTCCTCCTGCCTCAGTCTTGAGCAGGGCGAGAGTGATAGTCAAGGAGGAGGCTTGGCAGGGGACCAAATTTCAAGCAGATTAGTGCCAGTCCACCTGGGTCCTGGGGGTTTGACCAGTGATCCGGTGGACCTTGGAGGCCCATCATCTGAGGTATCATCAGAGCTACTGGAGGCAG ACCACAGTGGCTCTAGCCTCCCTAAGCCTGCTGATTACCTCCGGGCCCAAGACCTTGCCTGGGATCTGCTGGCCAGTGGCATGGCTACCTTGCCAG GGACTCGCGATGTAGAAGGCCGGGCAGTGCTGCTTCTGTGTGCCCATAGCCCGGCCTGGCTTCACCTCAAGTGCACTAGCCGTGAactcctctgcctcctgctctaCCTACGAGGCATCCCCAG GCCCGAAGTACAGGCCCTGGGACTGACTGTACTGGTGGATGCCCGACTTTGTTCCCCAagctcttccctcctctgggcGCTCAGCCAACTGCAA GAAGCAGACCCAGGGTCAGTGTACCAGGTGCTACTACTGGGAAAGATGCCGGAGGAAGTGCCTTCTGGGCTGCAG CTGCAGCAGCTGCCTTCTCATCAGAGCCTGCTGAACCACGTCTCCACCTCCGGGTTGCCGGCTTCAATGGGAGGAGGCCTGCCTTATTCCCACCAGGCCTGGCTGGACTTCCGGATG CGTCTGGAAGCCCTACTGCAAAGCTGCCAGGTGGCTTGTGCCCTGCTCCAGGGGGCCATCGAAAGCATGAAGGCTGTGCCCCAGCCTGTAGAGTCTGGG GAAGTTGGTCGGCTGCTACAGCAGACACGGGTCCTGATGGAGCATGTGCTAGACTCACCACGGCTAGCATGGCTACAATGCCAAGGGGGTTTGGAGCTGGCATGGCTGAAGCAGGAAGTCCCAGAGGTGACCCTGAGCCCAGACTACAG GTCAGCAGTGGATGAGGTTGATGAACTCTATGGCCGTGTAGATGGACTGCTGCACCAGTTGACCCTCCAGAGTAACCGGCGAGTACGGGCACTAGAGTTGGTCCAGACTCTGGAGGCCCAGGAGGGTGGACTACACCAG ATTGAAGTGTGGCTGCAGCAGGTGGGCTGGCCAGCCCTCGAGGAGCTAAAGGAGCCTTCACTGGACATGCTGCTCCAGGCGCAAGGCCCTTTTCAGGAGCTGGACCAGGTTGCCCAG GAGCAGGTCAGGCGAGGGGAGAAGTTTCTACAGCCACTGGCTGGCTGGGAGGCTGCTGAACTGGGGCCTGCTGGGGCCCGCTTTCTGGCCCGGCAAGCCAAGCTGACTGACTTCTCCAGCGCTTTGACCCGGCGGCGGCAGCGGCTGGCAGATGCAGAGAGGCTATTCCATCTTTTCAAGCAG GCCTCGACATGGGCTGAGGAGGGGCAGCGAGTGTTGGCAGAGCTGGAACAGGAGCACCCAGGGGTTGTGCTGCAACGGCTGCAGCTGCATTGGACCAAGCACCCTGATTTGCCTCCTGCCCACTTTCGAAAGATGTGGGCTCTGGCCACAGGGCTGGGTTCTGAGGGCATCCGCCAGGAGTGCCGCTGGGCCTGGGCACaatgccaggacacctggctggcacTGGACCAGAAGCTAGAGGCCGTACTGAAGCCACCACTGACGACGACCATGACAGTCAGCACGGCTAGCCTGTGTGTCAGCAGAGTCCCAGCTGCATCTGCCACCCCTCCCCTGAGGAAGGCATACAGCCTGGATCAGAATTTAGGGCAGAGTCTCAGACAGCCtgcccaccactgccaccacgTGGCCACTGCGGCTGCCTGCCACGGACCGGAGGCTGGAGGTGGTGCCCAGCCAGGGTCATCCCCTAGCATGCCTCTGCCAAGCACCTCCgaccccaggagccccagcag GCTCCAGCTGGTGCTGGCGGAGATGGTGGCTACGGAGCAGGAGTATGTCCGTGCTCTTGACTATACCATAGAGAACTACTTCCCTGAGTTGGATCGTCCTGATGTGCCCCAGGGCCTCCGTGGGCAGCGTGCCCACCTCTTTGGCAACCTGGAGAAGCTGCGGGACTTCCACTGTCATTTCTTCCTGCGTGAACTGGAGGCCTGTACCCAGCATCCATCCCGGGTGGCCTATGCCTTCCTGCGCCAT AGGGTGCAGTTTGGGATGTATGCACTCTACAGCAAGAATAAACCTCGCTCCGATGCCCTGATGACCAGCTTCGGTCATGCCTTCTTCAAG GACAAGCAGCAAGCACTGGGGGACCACCTGGACTTGGCCTCCTATCTGCTGAAGCCCATCCAGCGCATGAGCAAGTATGCATTGCTGCTGCAGGAACTGGCACGGGCCTGTGGgggtgctgggcaggagctgaGTGCCCTGCGGGCTGCCCAGAGCCTTGTGCGCTTCCAGCTGCGACACGGCAATGACCTGCTAGCCATGGATGCCATTCAGGGCTGTGAT GTTAACCTCAAGGAACAGGGGCAGCTGGTGCGACAGGATGAGTTCATGGTACGCACTGGGCGCCGTAAGTCTTTGCGCCGcgtttttctttttgaggagcTGCTGCTCTTCAGCAAGCCCCGCCGAGGACCCACAGGCACCGACACATTTACCTATAAGCGTTCCTTCAAG ATGGCAGACCTGGGCCTCACTGAGTGCTGTGGGGATAGCAACCTGCGGTTTGAGATCTGGTTCCGCCGTCGCAAGGCTAGGGACACCTTTGTGCTGCAGGCTGCCAGCTTGGCCACTAAGCAGGCTTGGACGGCTGACATTTCTCGTCTGCTCTGGAGGCAGGCCATCCACAACAAGG AGGTGCGCATGGCTGAGATGGTGTCCATGGGTGTGGGGAACAAGGCCTTCCGGGACCTCGCCCCCAGCGAGGAAGCTATCAACGACCGCACTGTCGACTATGTCCTGAAGTGCCGAG AAGTTCGCTCTCGGGCCTCTATTGCTGTGGCCCCATTTGACTGTGACAGCCGCTACCTGGGGGCCTGGAGTTCCCTTCCTGGAGACCCTGCCTCTTGCTCTGTACTGGGGTCCCTCAACCTGCACCTGTACAGAGACCCGGCTCTTCTGGGAGTCCGCTGGCCCCTGTATTCTACCAGTGTCCCAGAGGAAGCGGCGCTGGAGGCCGAGGTGGAGCTGGGCAGTCAGCTGTCTTTGA CTCCTGAGGACTCAGAGGTCTCATCCCAATGCCCATCAGTCAGTGGATCCAGTGGCTCTGACAGCAGCTGTGTGTCAGGGCAGGCCCTGGGCAGGGGACTTGAGGACTTGTCCTGT GTCTGA